The genomic segment GGGTGAATCTGCTGAAGACTCCTGCCGGAATCATGTTGGGCGGTCCCATGTTCGGGGGGAACGAAACCGACCTCGGCGTCATGATGGCCAATGAGCTGACGTTGACGCTGCTCGTGGCGGCATCGATCATGGCCATCCTGACGGTCATCCGGCACACCCGCGCCGAGGAGGAAAGCGGCGCAGCCGAATTGGTGCTGTCCTCGATCGTCGGTCGGCATTCCCGCACGGCCGCCGCGCTGATTCTCATGGTGCTGGTGAACGCGGTGCTGGCGGTCACGATGACGATCGCGATGGCGGCCACCGGCTTCGCGGTGCTCGATACCGCAGCGATGTGTGTGGGGATCACGGCTGTAGCCACCGTCTTCGGCGTACTCGCGGCACTGACTGCTCAGCTGTGGCGGCAGGCCAGGACTGCCACCGGCGCGGCACTCGCAGCCCTGGCGGCTGCGGTTCTGGTGCGCGGCGCCGGCGACGTGATCGACAACTCCGGCAGCGCACTGAGCTGGCTCTCCCCCATCGCCTGGGCGCAGCAGATGCGTCCGTTCGTGGCACTGCGCTGGTGGCCACTGGGGCTGCTGGCTGTGTCGGGCGTCGCGCTCGTCGCGGCCACGGTGGTGTCGGAGAGTCGCCGCCAGTACGACGACGGCGTGCTGGGGTCCGCCGGCGAGCACACCCGGGCCCGGCCGGTCGGCGGCGTCTTCGGACTCCAGCTGGTGATCCACCGCGGTCTGACGGTGGGCTGGGCGATCGGTCTGCTGATCGCCGGGGCGGCGTTCGGGTCGATGACCAAGTCGCTGCTGGACGCCGCGCGCGGCAATAAGCTTCTCGCACGGGTGCTTTCGGCGCAGGGCACCGACGGGGTGTACACCACGATGACGCAGTTCCTGGCCGCGGCGACGACAGCGTATGTGGTCACGGTGGTCATACGGCTCAGCCGGGACGAGGAGTCCGGGATCGGTGAGGCGGTGCTGGCCGGCTCGGTATCGCGCTGGAAGTGGCTGATGTCGGCGGTAGCCGCCGCGCTGACCGGTTCGGTTGTCCTACTGGTGTGTGCGGGTCTGGGCAACGGCCTCGGCGCCGGGCTCACGTTGGGCGAGCCCGCCACGATCGTGCGGCTGACCCTGGCCGCGTTGGCATTCGTGCCTGCGATGGCGGTGATCGCCGGCATCGCCGCGCTCGGCGTCGCGGTGCGCCAACCCGGTATCGGCTGGCTCGCCGTGACCTTGGTGATCGTCGCGTTGTACCTCGGTGCGCTGTTGCGGTTGCCGCGATGGCTCATCGAGGCTTCCCCGGTGGGCCGGACCACCGCGCCGTCATCGGTTTCCGTTGTGGCGCTGAGTGTGATGGTCGTCGTCGCGGTCGCGATCACGCTCATCGCCGGGGTGATCTACCGCCGCCGTGATGTCGTCTAGGAGAACCATGAACACGTCACTTCGCATCGCAATCTCGTCTGTTCTGGGCATCGCGGCCTTCGCGCTGCTGCTGTTTGTCCCCGCAGGAACCCTGAACTACTGGCGGCGCTGGGCGTTCCTCGCCGTGTTCAGCGTGGCAAGCCTTATTCCGACATTGTTCCTGGGCCGCAAATATCCTGACGCCGTCGAACGGCGTACCCATGCCGGTCCCCAGGCCGAGAGCCGACCCGTGCAGAAGGTGGTCATGGCCGGGACGTTCACAGCCTTCGCGGCGATATTGGTGGTGCCTGCCCTGGACTACCGCTTCGGCTGGTCGCACGTGCCGGCCTGGCTGTCGATCGTCGGCGACGTACTGGTGGCGACCGGCCTGGGCTTGGCGATGTGGGTGGTCGTGCAGAACAACTATGCCTCGGCCAACATCACCGTCGAGGACGGCCAGCCGTTGGTGAGCACGGGATTGTATGGCGTGGTGCGCCATCCGATGTACTTCGGCAACGTGATCTTGATGATCGGAATCGCGCTGGCGCTCGGGTCGTACTGGGCACTGCTGCTGGTCGTCGTCGGAACGTTGTTGATGATTGTGCGGATCTTCGACGAGGAGAAGATGCTCAGTGAGCAACTGGGCGGCTATCGGCAATACATGGACACGGTGCGCTACCGACTCGTGCCATTGGTGTGGTGAGCGCTTGACCTAACTTGCACGACCGTTTAAGTTAACGAGTAATCTCTCCGCCGATCCGAGAGGAAACTCGTTGAACCAGACCATCACTCGGTTGATGCAGGAGAACCTGCTGGCGGTGTTCAACGAGCGGGATGCGCAGCGAAGGCTCGACGTGGTGCGGCGCAACTACACCGAGGACGCGCGGTGGGCCGATGCCGAGGAGACCGTCGTCGGTCAGGACCGGTTGCACGAGAAGGCCCAGGCGCTGCTCGACGGCCCCCTCGCGGGCTTGAGTTTCGTCGAGGCCGGCCCCGTGCATCAGGTGGCGAACATGGGGTACCTGGGTTGGAATGTCTTCGCCCCCGGCTCGGACGAAACCGAACCGTTGGTCTCCGGTTTCGACGTCGCGATCGTCGAGAACGACCGTATCGCGCAGCTGTTCACCGTGGTGACGAAGGAACCCGGCCCGTCGTCGGCGTAGGCCAGGCCTGCAGCGCGAGATCGGCGGCGGCGCGCAATTGTTTGCGGCTGGCGCCATCTCGTGCTTTTGCGGATAGTCCGCGCAATACCGTATCCACGTAGTCCGTCAGCGCCTCGACGTTTACCTCGCGAGCGAGATCACCGGCTCGTTGAGCACGGCGAAGACGATCGGCGATCGCCGCACGGCCAACTCCTCTGCGCTGCCGTAGCTGCGGGTCGGCGATGACGAAGCAGCCGCGTGGATGGTTGGGCCGGGTGTAGAGCTTCACCGCCCGATCCAGCATCTGTTCGAAAACCTCGCGTGCGGTCGGGGCTTCGAGTGCGGGCGGCACCACGGCGGTCAGTTCGTACAGATCGACTGCCGCATCGTAGAGGGCCTGCTTGTCCCCGAACGCCGCATACAGACTCGGGGCCGAAATTCCCATGACCTCGGTGAGGTCATTGACGGAGGCGCCCTCGAATCCCCGCTCCCAGAACAGGTGCATGGCGCTGCGCAACGCTTCATCGCGGTCGAACTTCGGCGGCCGAGCCATGGCGTCGATCCTAGGCGCCGTCGTGTCACCCATTCCTGCTACCGTCGCAAAAGCTAACTTTAACGACCACTACAAAACTATGAGGATGCTGACATGACCTACGCCATCATCGGCTCCGGCAACATCGGGTTCGCCGTGGGCCACTTCGCGCGCATCGGCGTCGATGCCGGGGTGGCCGCGTCGCGGGGGCCGGCCGGGGTGACACCGTTGGCCGACAAGCTCGGTCCACACATCGTGCCCGCCGAGGTGTCCGACGCCCTGCAGGCCGACATCGTCGTGCTGGCGGTTCCGTTCGATGCCGTCAAGGCTCTCGTCGAACAGGTGCCGGACTGGAACGGTCGCATCATCATCGACGCCACCAATGCCATTGACTACAGCACTTTTTCACCGGCAGACCTGGGCGGGCGTGCATCCTCGGACCTGGTTGAGGAGTGGGCGACGAACGCGAGGGTGGTCAAGGCGTTCGGACACACGTGGGCCAAGGTGCTCGCCCGCAAGCCCGGGGACGGCCGCGGCGGCCGTCGCGTGCTGTTCCTGTCCGGCAATGATGCCGGCGCCAATGGCACCGTGGCCGAACTCGTCACGACGTTCGGGTTCGAGGCGATCGACCTGGGTCGCAACGATCAGGGTGGTCTGCTGCAACAGTTCGGCGGCCCACTGACCACGCGAAGTTTCATCTCCCAGGCCCTCGGCGGCGCCAACCCGGCGGAGATGGATCTCGCCGACGCCTGACGCTCCGGGCGGTCGCGCGTCATCCTGTATGCGAGACCGTCACGCCGAGGAGGCGCCCATGGAGCTGATGACCGGCTTCGGCCTGGCCACCGCCGCGGGCCTCAACGCCTACATCCCGCTGCTGGCGATTGGACTGCTCGCCCGGTTCACCGACCTGGTCACGCTTCCCCACGGCTGGTCGTGGTTGGAGAACGGCTGGGTGATCACGATTGTCGCGATCCTCTTGGTGGTCGAGGTCGTCGCCGACAAGATCCCTGCGCTCGACTCCGTCAACGACGCGGTGCAGACGTTCATCCGCCCGACGGCCGGCGGCATCGTGTTCGGGTCGGGCACCGCAGCGCAGACCGCCGCCGTCACCGACCCCGGTGAGTTCGCCCGCACCGGGCAATGGGTTCCGATCGCGGTCGGTGTCGTTACCGCGCTGGTGGTCCATCTGACGAAGACGGCGGTCCGACCGGCCGCCAACGTGGCCTCGGCCGGCATGGCGGCGCCGGTGCTCAGCACGGTCGAGGACATCACCAGTGTCGCTCTGGTGTTCATCGCGATCCTGATCCCCGCCCTGGTGCTTCTGGTGCTGATCGCGTTGGCGTGGGCGGCGATTCGGCTGTGGCGCCGCCGACGACGCCGCAAGGCAGCGCAATACCCCGTTTAGCGGACAACCGACTGGGGCACTGCGCTCACATGCAGCACCGCATTCCTATCGTCTTGTCTGTCCTGGCGCTCGGATGCGGTCTGGCCGCCGGCTCGCCGGCCGATCGGAGGCACCGTCGCCGTCGGCGACGCCGAGGGTCGCAATAAAACATGCACCGCCTGCCGAACCCGCGACAGCCGGGCCGCCCACGACGGCGCCGATAGGCAAGGTCGTCGCGCTCGGCAACGCACCGGAAGGGATCGTCGTCGCAACGTCGGGCATCGCGGCTGTCGCCGTGCGGGATCCGAATGCGGTGGTCCTCTTCGACGCCACCACCGGCGCGCCACGGCAACGGATCGCCACGCCGAGCGCCGCTCGCCACCTCAGCCTGGCGACGCCGGACGGGCCGGTGCTGATCCCGCTGGAGGGATCCGACGAATTGCTCGAGATGAACCTCGCCGACGGCCGCATCACCGCCACGGCCACCGGTGTCGGACGGCAGCCGCACGATGCGGCACAGACCTCGTCCGGAACCGTCGTCGTTTCCAACGAGGGTGGCGGGGGCGTGCTGTTCGTCCGCGACGGCCGAGTCCTCGCCGCACTGCCCGCCGGCCCACCCCAACCGGGCGGAGTCGCGGCCGTCGGCGATTACGCGGCCGTCGCCGATGTGCAGGGCAACGGCGTGTGGGTCTACGGCGGCTCGAGTCGCCGGCTCCTCGCCCAGGCGCCCGTCGGAACCAAGCTGACCCACGCGATCTCGTTGACGGGTGATCTGGCGGCCTTCGCCGACACCGACGGCGGCGCGGTCTACCTCGAACGGATCGATCCGCAGGTGAGCCAAGTCGCCAGGATCGACGCGCCGGGCAAGCCGTACGGATTGGCCTACGACGCGGCGCGCCGCCGCCTCTACATCACGCTGACCGAACGCAACGCGCTTCGGGTGGTCGATGTCACCGGCCCCGGGACCAGCCGGATGCTCACCGACTTACCTACCGTCCGCCAGCCCAATTCAGTTGCCGTCGAACCTAATTCGGGGACGGTGCTGGTGACCGGCAGCGACGCGGGTGGTAGCAGCAGCGTCCAGATCATCGGACCCGAGCTGCTCCCGCCCGGTTAGATCCAGACGCCCTTGCCGACGGCCACCACGCCGCCCGCGCTGAGCGCGAACCGCTCGCGGTCTTTCTCCAAGTCGACACCGACCATCTCGCCGGGACCCACGACGACGTTCTTGTCCAGGATCGCGTGTCGGACCACCGCACCGCGGCCCACGCGCACACCGGGCATCAGCACACTGCCCTCGACGATCGCACCGTCCTCGATCACCACATTGCTCGACAGCACCGAATTGCGAACCGACGCCGCAGAGATGATGCTGCCTGCGCCGACCACCGACTCCTGCGCCGAGCCGCCGTTGACGAACTTCGCCGGCGCCAGGTTCTCCGACTCCCCGCGAATCGGCCAGCGCTTGTTGTAGAGGTTGAACACCGGGTGAACCGACACCAAATCCATGTGGGCGTCGTAGAACGCGTCGAGCGTCCCGACGTCGCGCCAGTAGCCGTGGTCGCGCTCGGTGGCGCCGGGGACTTCGTTGTTCTTGAAGTCGTAGACCGCGGCCATACCGTCGGAGACCAGCCGCGGAATGATGTCGCCGCCCATGTCGTGGTCCGAGTTGTCGTCGTCGGCGTCGGCTCGGATCGCGTCGATGAGCACCTTGGTGGTGAAGATGTAATTGCCCATCGACACGAAGGTTTGCTCCGGATCGTCGGGCGTGCCCGGCGGATTGGCCGGCTTCTCGACGAACTCACGGATGCGCCCAGACTCGTCGGCG from the Mycolicibacterium crocinum genome contains:
- a CDS encoding ABC transporter permease; the encoded protein is MIATAVAPSSLTGTAALVRFALRRDRIRLTVWVSILTLMMVYAPNAIKLAYPDAAQRQARVNLLKTPAGIMLGGPMFGGNETDLGVMMANELTLTLLVAASIMAILTVIRHTRAEEESGAAELVLSSIVGRHSRTAAALILMVLVNAVLAVTMTIAMAATGFAVLDTAAMCVGITAVATVFGVLAALTAQLWRQARTATGAALAALAAAVLVRGAGDVIDNSGSALSWLSPIAWAQQMRPFVALRWWPLGLLAVSGVALVAATVVSESRRQYDDGVLGSAGEHTRARPVGGVFGLQLVIHRGLTVGWAIGLLIAGAAFGSMTKSLLDAARGNKLLARVLSAQGTDGVYTTMTQFLAAATTAYVVTVVIRLSRDEESGIGEAVLAGSVSRWKWLMSAVAAALTGSVVLLVCAGLGNGLGAGLTLGEPATIVRLTLAALAFVPAMAVIAGIAALGVAVRQPGIGWLAVTLVIVALYLGALLRLPRWLIEASPVGRTTAPSSVSVVALSVMVVVAVAITLIAGVIYRRRDVV
- a CDS encoding methyltransferase family protein produces the protein MNTSLRIAISSVLGIAAFALLLFVPAGTLNYWRRWAFLAVFSVASLIPTLFLGRKYPDAVERRTHAGPQAESRPVQKVVMAGTFTAFAAILVVPALDYRFGWSHVPAWLSIVGDVLVATGLGLAMWVVVQNNYASANITVEDGQPLVSTGLYGVVRHPMYFGNVILMIGIALALGSYWALLLVVVGTLLMIVRIFDEEKMLSEQLGGYRQYMDTVRYRLVPLVW
- a CDS encoding nuclear transport factor 2 family protein, whose translation is MNQTITRLMQENLLAVFNERDAQRRLDVVRRNYTEDARWADAEETVVGQDRLHEKAQALLDGPLAGLSFVEAGPVHQVANMGYLGWNVFAPGSDETEPLVSGFDVAIVENDRIAQLFTVVTKEPGPSSA
- a CDS encoding TetR/AcrR family transcriptional regulator, which codes for MARPPKFDRDEALRSAMHLFWERGFEGASVNDLTEVMGISAPSLYAAFGDKQALYDAAVDLYELTAVVPPALEAPTAREVFEQMLDRAVKLYTRPNHPRGCFVIADPQLRQRRGVGRAAIADRLRRAQRAGDLAREVNVEALTDYVDTVLRGLSAKARDGASRKQLRAAADLALQAWPTPTTGRVPSSPR
- a CDS encoding NADPH-dependent F420 reductase — its product is MTYAIIGSGNIGFAVGHFARIGVDAGVAASRGPAGVTPLADKLGPHIVPAEVSDALQADIVVLAVPFDAVKALVEQVPDWNGRIIIDATNAIDYSTFSPADLGGRASSDLVEEWATNARVVKAFGHTWAKVLARKPGDGRGGRRVLFLSGNDAGANGTVAELVTTFGFEAIDLGRNDQGGLLQQFGGPLTTRSFISQALGGANPAEMDLADA
- a CDS encoding DUF4126 domain-containing protein, with product MELMTGFGLATAAGLNAYIPLLAIGLLARFTDLVTLPHGWSWLENGWVITIVAILLVVEVVADKIPALDSVNDAVQTFIRPTAGGIVFGSGTAAQTAAVTDPGEFARTGQWVPIAVGVVTALVVHLTKTAVRPAANVASAGMAAPVLSTVEDITSVALVFIAILIPALVLLVLIALAWAAIRLWRRRRRRKAAQYPV
- a CDS encoding YncE family protein, encoding MRSGRRLAGRSEAPSPSATPRVAIKHAPPAEPATAGPPTTAPIGKVVALGNAPEGIVVATSGIAAVAVRDPNAVVLFDATTGAPRQRIATPSAARHLSLATPDGPVLIPLEGSDELLEMNLADGRITATATGVGRQPHDAAQTSSGTVVVSNEGGGGVLFVRDGRVLAALPAGPPQPGGVAAVGDYAAVADVQGNGVWVYGGSSRRLLAQAPVGTKLTHAISLTGDLAAFADTDGGAVYLERIDPQVSQVARIDAPGKPYGLAYDAARRRLYITLTERNALRVVDVTGPGTSRMLTDLPTVRQPNSVAVEPNSGTVLVTGSDAGGSSSVQIIGPELLPPG
- the glgC gene encoding glucose-1-phosphate adenylyltransferase → MRELPHVLGIVLAGGEGKRLYPLTADRAKPAVPFGGAYRLIDFVLSNLVNARYLRICVLTQYKSHSLDRHISQNWRLSGLAGEYITPVPAQQRLGPRWYTGSADAIYQSLNLIYDEDPDYIVVFGADHVYRMDPEQMVKFHIESGAGATVAGIRVPRAEAHAFGCIDADESGRIREFVEKPANPPGTPDDPEQTFVSMGNYIFTTKVLIDAIRADADDDNSDHDMGGDIIPRLVSDGMAAVYDFKNNEVPGATERDHGYWRDVGTLDAFYDAHMDLVSVHPVFNLYNKRWPIRGESENLAPAKFVNGGSAQESVVGAGSIISAASVRNSVLSSNVVIEDGAIVEGSVLMPGVRVGRGAVVRHAILDKNVVVGPGEMVGVDLEKDRERFALSAGGVVAVGKGVWI